The genomic segment GCGGCCACGGCCACATCCTGGCCAAGGGGGGCGATCCCCGCCGGATGATCGCCGAGCTGATGGGAAAGACCACCGGCTACAACCTGGGGCGGGGCGGCTCCATGCACATCGCCGATCTGTCCCTTGGGATCTATGGCGCCAACGGCATCGTCGGGGCCGGATCGCCGATCGCGTGCGGGGCCGCGCTCGCCGCCAAGCTCCACGGGATCGACCGGGTGGCGGTGGCCTTCTTCGGCGACGGCGGCATGAACCAGGGTGTGGTCCACGAAGCCTTGAACCTGGCCGCGATCTGGAAGCTCCCTGTGATCTTTGTCTGCGAGAACAACGGCTATGCCATCAGCGCCTCCATCAAAGAGATGGCAGCGCTGGAGCGGCTCGCCGACCGGGCCGCCGCCTACGGGATGCCGGGAGAGTGGGTGGACGGCATGGACGTCCTGGCTGTTCACGCGGCCACGACCCGGGCCGTCGAGCGGGTCCGCGGCGGCGCGGGCCCGATGCTCCTCGAATGCCGGACGTACCGCTTCGTCGGCCACTTTACCGCCGAGAAGGCGCGCGGCCTCAAGTACCGGACGGAGGAGGAGATCGCGGAATGGCGCAAGCGGGATCCGCTGGTAATCTATCCCGCATGGCTCAGGCAGGAGGGGATCTGCGACCCGGCTCAGGTTGACGCGGAGGTGGAGGCGCTCCTGGAGGAAGCCGTCGCCTTCGCGCGCCAGAGCCCGTTCCCCGCCCCGGACGAGGCGCTCGACGGCATGTACGCGGTGCCGTACCCCGGGTTCCCGGCGCGAGGGTGGTAGGAGGGGGAAAACAATGCGAGAAATCCGCTACCTTGAAGCTCTCACCGAAGCGCTCCGCGAGGAGATGCGGCGCGATCCCAGCGTGGTCATCATCGGGGAGGACGTCCGCCACAGTCTCCGCGGCGTGACCAAAGGAATCATCGACGAGTTCGGCCCGGACCGCATCTTCGACACGCCGATCTCCGAGGCGGGCTTTACCGGCCTCGCCACCGGGGCCGCCATGGCGGGGATGCGCCCGGTGGTGGAGTACCAGATCAACGCCCTCATCTTCGTGGCCTTCGACCAGCTCGTGGATCAGGCCCAGAAGCTCCGCTACATGATGGGCGGGCAAGGCAAGATCCCGGTCACCTATCTCGTGGTCGCCTCCGGAGCCCGCCGCGGCCTGGCCGGCCAGCACTCGGACCACCCCTATCCGCTCCTGGTCCACATGGGGATGAAGGCCGTGATGCCCTCGACGCCCCGCGACGCCAAGGGGCTGTTCAAGGCCGCGATCCGCGAGGACGACCCGGTGGTAGTCTTTGCCCCGGCCGCGCTTCTGCCCGTGAAAGGGGCCGTCCCCGAGGGCGAGTACACGATCCCACTGGGCCAGGCCGAGGTGAAGCGCGAGGGAAGCGACCTCACGATCATCGCCGTCGGTCCCCTGGTGCCCGAGGCGCTCAAGTGCGCGGAGTCGCTGGCCAGCGAAGGGATCGCGGCCGAGGTGCTGGACCCTCGCAGCCTCCTGCCGCTGGATCGCGAGACCATCCTGGCCTCAGCGAGAAAGACCGGGCGAGTCATCCTCTTTGACGACTCGAACCGCACCTGCGGCTACGCGGCTGAGCTTTCCGCCGTCATCGCCGAGGAGGCCTGGGACTCACTCCGGGCCCCCATCCGGCGCATCACGCGAGCGGATGTCCCCGTCCCCTTCAGCCCGCCGCTGGAGGCGTATGTCCTTCCGTCGCGCGACCGGCTCCTGGAAGAGTGCCGGCAGCTGCTCACCGGCTCAAGGGCGTAGGCCGTGGCCGAGATCCGGATCCCCAAGCTAGGCATGGACACGCTCGAGTGCGATATCAAGGCCTGGCTCGTCAACGTCGGCGACCGGGTCGCTCCCGGAACGCCGCTCCTCGAGGTGGAGACCGAGAAGGCCGACGTCGTGATCGAGGCCGAGGTGGCCGGGGTCGTGAGCGAGATCACCGCCCCGGCGGGCCAGACTGTCCCCGTCGGCTCCGTCGTGGGCCTCATTGACGACAGCGCGTAAGCTCGACGCAAATAGGAACGGAGCGCGAGGAGCAAGCACCATCTCATGAGGCGCACGACCGTCACCCTCGTCTTTACCCTCGCGCT from the Candidatus Rokuibacteriota bacterium genome contains:
- a CDS encoding thiamine pyrophosphate-dependent dehydrogenase E1 component subunit alpha, producing the protein MNPTHPLDRDKLIGFYRTMRLIRRFEERVVELVNRDEIPGVTHEYVGQEAVATGVCHALRPDDVITSTHRGHGHILAKGGDPRRMIAELMGKTTGYNLGRGGSMHIADLSLGIYGANGIVGAGSPIACGAALAAKLHGIDRVAVAFFGDGGMNQGVVHEALNLAAIWKLPVIFVCENNGYAISASIKEMAALERLADRAAAYGMPGEWVDGMDVLAVHAATTRAVERVRGGAGPMLLECRTYRFVGHFTAEKARGLKYRTEEEIAEWRKRDPLVIYPAWLRQEGICDPAQVDAEVEALLEEAVAFARQSPFPAPDEALDGMYAVPYPGFPARGW
- a CDS encoding alpha-ketoacid dehydrogenase subunit beta; this translates as MREIRYLEALTEALREEMRRDPSVVIIGEDVRHSLRGVTKGIIDEFGPDRIFDTPISEAGFTGLATGAAMAGMRPVVEYQINALIFVAFDQLVDQAQKLRYMMGGQGKIPVTYLVVASGARRGLAGQHSDHPYPLLVHMGMKAVMPSTPRDAKGLFKAAIREDDPVVVFAPAALLPVKGAVPEGEYTIPLGQAEVKREGSDLTIIAVGPLVPEALKCAESLASEGIAAEVLDPRSLLPLDRETILASARKTGRVILFDDSNRTCGYAAELSAVIAEEAWDSLRAPIRRITRADVPVPFSPPLEAYVLPSRDRLLEECRQLLTGSRA